The DNA region AGAAgaatgtgcaaaggccctggggcaggaccaCTGGGTATATCTCAGGAGAaaccccattctttttttttttaaattattattaactttgaaacagggtcacgCTAAGTtgttagggctttgctaaattgctgaggctggcctcaaatcctcctgcctcagcctcttgagtctctaggattacaggtatgcaccaccactccctgTCTAGCCCCATTTTTTCTGTTTATCGACTATGtatcagagggctggggattcAGGAGCatgcagagcgcttgcctagcacgcatgagggtcctgggttcaatccccagcactaaaaacaaACCAACGAGACTGAATGTTGGAGTGCTTGTCTGTCTTTCTTCCTGAATAACCAGTCTACTTTCCCTGAACTATCTGAGAGTAAGTTGGAGGCATGTTTTTGtcgcagtgctggggattgaactcagggccttgagcacACGAGGCAGGAGTTCTCCCAGCCTGGTCTGTGCCCTTTTACCCCTAAGTACTTTGAAGTGAATCAAGAGTAATCTCTTATGCAATCACAGTAAGACTTTTCAAAATCAGGGTGCACATGCACCTCACAGTTATCCTTCACCTAAGAGGCAAAGAGAAAAGTGTTGTTTTAGTTTAGAAACAGATTTAActttatgttaattaaaaaaaaaatccttggggtGGAGGtacacatctgtaaccccagctacttgtgaggctgGGACAAATCTgagaccatcctgggcaacttagtgagaagaaataaacaaaatgggctggggatgggacgcAGTGGAGAGCACTCCTGGGCTGGACCCCCActgcctaaaaaaaaataaaaaaaaaaatatgtgagcaCTTGTTGCTGCCATCGCCATCACCACTCAAGTCCCTTGGAAACTGTACTTTCTTACTTATTTTGTAGCACTGTCAAATGATCCAAGGGGCCCTCTGCCCCCGAACCACACctccaattctttattttttgagacaggacctcactaactTTCTGAGGCctgtctcaaacttgggatccttctgccccagcctcctgagcagggGGGATCACAGGCGTGGGCCTTGTGCCTGGCCCTTGTGCCTGGCCCTTGGggactctttattttatttttttatatttattttttgtatttgtagttggacacaatacctttatttatttacttttatgtggtgctgagggttgaacccacgTGCAAGGTGAGCGCCCTATGGCTGAGCCCTaaacccagcccccccccccttgggGACTCTTTAAAATGTGGATTCTGGGGCCCTGGCCAGGAATGGGTGTTGGGAGGGGCCTTGAACCAGAATCTGCGGTCCTTGGCCTCCCTGGGAGATATGCATATAAGCCCAAGGTTGGGATTCCCTGGGCTGGGAAGAAAGGAGGGCAGGACTAGGGATATTGAACGTGGCCAGGGAAGCAGGGAGGCCACAGGGATCCCCAGGAGGCCGCAAGTgagtgatatacctagcctagttatctcattagatcagaagccagcttgtcacaagttatgaaggattcatttctgttttctgtaaaaatatcaggatgtctgtatggcctggccattagttgatgttgtaaagctgattggaatgcctgcccatgccctgaactcacccaggtccggttttccctgaccatataacaaccctttcctaaaccttagtgacgcctcataaattctggccttccctggccggataacgaccctctctgagtctctaagatctccataaattctgatgccggggccagcaaaaatgtaaacttgtgttatgctcctcagagtgttgttatctgtaacccccccccctttgtgtaactttttgggctataaaactgggccacaaagaagcctcggggctgtccttggctcccaggATTTTGAGGGGTAatgcagcccggccggtcgaaataataagcttgctttattttgattttaattggagtcagtggtcttttcttgcgtcctggtctaacagtgAGTACCCAGGTGTCACTGGAGACTCTGGGGCCGGGCTGGGCTCTGGGCCGGTTCCCATGATCCAACTCCTATGTGTTTACCCACCAACTCCTGACAGGCCAGACACAGTTCCAGGTGCTGTGGGCGCACCAGGGAGCAAAGTGCTGTCACCGCTGGCAGCCAGGCGTCCCCATGTAAACACGGGGAGTGTGGAAGGAGGTGGGTGAGGATCTGGGCAGGGGAGTCAGGGAACTGGTTGGGCCTGGGATCAGGCTGGGCGTCCAATGCCATGAAGATGGAGGGAGTGCCATTAACTGGGCCAGAGGGTGGAGGAGTGAGGACAGGTGTTGTGCCAAGGCCTGGCAGTGGGAGAACATAGGCTGGTGCTGTTGAGGGGCTTCGTGGAGCGAGGGGGAGTGAGGCAAGAAGGGGCAGGGCCGGGACAATCGTGCAGAGTCTTGCGGGCCATGCTGTGGGACCTGGTCTTTCATCTTGGAGCAGTAGGGAGCTATGGCAGGTGTTTGTACCAGGAAGTGCTGAGAGCTTATTATCACTCCTAGCAGCCCCTCACCCCTCGCTCAGTCTTGCATGAAGAACACATCAGAGGGCCAAGCGTGACGCAGGAAAACCCAAAACAGGAGAGAGTCACGTTTGTCCAAGTGAGACCCGTAGGCTTCAAGGTCCCTGTTCTGCTGGgggcagtggcccatgcctataatcctagcggctcaggaggctgaggcaggaggattgtaaattcaaaccagcctcagtaacttggcaaggctctaagcaacttagtgagaccctatttcaaaataaaaatataaaaagggctgtgggtgatgctcagtagttaagcaccccgggttcaatctccaggaccaaaaccaaaacaaaacaaggggctggggttgtggctcagtggcagagtgcttgcctaccatgtgcctacgaggtactgggttcgattctcagcaccccatataaatgaataaaacaaaggtccgtCAACAACTAAAAGCAAGTACCATGGAGGGGGCAGGCATTGGGGGACAAAGGGGAGACTCTTATTCAGGAGACACTGAGGTAGATGCCCAGGAGAGGGGTTCAGAAGCTCTAGACAGGGCTCTGAGGCAGATCTAGAAGATGCTGGCAGAAACCAGCAAGGTGCTTCTCCCAGTCTCTGCCACAACATTTAGGAGaaccaggagggagggggaagccaGCAACTCTGTAGCTACCTAGGGATACCAAGTGACCCTGAGAGACCTGGGGAGAAGGACACTGGCCAAGGAATGTGGGAGGGGGGAGAGCCGGAGTCTGGGACAAATATCTCTGAGCACCAGCTGTGGGCGTGCCCTGCGTTGGGAGGAGGTAATAGGCTGGGTCCCGTGCTCCCGGGCCTTGTTTGCAAGGTGAGGGTGTGGAGGAAGTTAACAGCAGGTCAGGTTCTAGGTGGGGCTGCCGAAGGAGCATGTCAAGGCCTGAGGGGGAGAGGGTGCAGGGGGTTCCCTGAGCTGGAGGGCAGAGAATGCCCCTCCCCGAAGCCCACACATATCATTCATGTTCAAATTATATTAGGGTTCCAATAGAGGTGTCAGAAAGTCTCCTTTGTTTATGGGGCTTGGCgctttacctctgagttacattgccagcctttatttattattattttttttaatttgagacaggccctcattaaattgctgaggctggcctccaacctgcgatccttctgcctcaacctcctaagtcaccgggattacaggcgtgtgccacgaTACCAGGCAACTGTGCCAcctttcaggcatgtgccactacacggGGCAACTGTGCCATCTTGCAGGGTAGTTTTGGGGTTAAATGAGCTAAGTGGTGAGAAGATCTGAGAACAGGGCAGATATATACCAGatctgtccttctttccctccctccctcccttccttccttccttccttccttccttccttccttccttccttccttccttccaaaacATAGTATGTCAGAAACAGGCTTGGCAGGTCCCAGTTTTAAATAGGATGGTCAGGAAAGGCCTCACTGATAGGAGGCACTGGAACAGTGTTTGAAGGAGCTGAGCCGGTGTGATGACCCACCACTGCCCCAGTTTAGCATTGAAAGTGTGGACTGAGGCTGGGCCcagtagtgcatgcctgaaatcccagaggctcaggaggctgaggcaggaggttcacaagttcaaggctagccttagcaacatagcgaggccctaagcaacttagtgaaactctgtctcaaaataaaataaaatgggctgggaatgtggctcaatggtaaagagcccctgggttcaattattggtacccacccaccccccaagaAAAATGTGGACTGGACACCCCATGTTCCCAGAATCCCTTCAGTCCTGGGCTAACTGGGATGGTTAGTAaggcagagagaacagcaagtacaaaggccctgaggttgAGATACACAAGATGCATTTGAAGATACAGTACTGAGAAATGGTGGAGGTTTGCAAGAGCTGGAGGGGTGAACCAAGAGGGAGTTTATTTAGATTCCCATTCTGAGAGCCTCCCGGGGGGTGCTGGCTTGTGTTCATGAATGTTTACAGGCAGGAACAGGCCCTGGCTGGCTGGCTCAGCTGCCCAAGGCAGGCAAGAGGAAGGATGGAATTTAAATGTATCCAAGGTCATGCGTAGAGAACCCACCACACTCACACACGTGCCAGGATGAGCGGAGGACCTCCAGGGAGCTGCTCAGGGGGAGTTGGCAGAAAGGGGTACATTTCAGGAAGGTCTCCCACTTCACATCTGACCACAGAGCTCTCTATAGGATTCAGAGAAACTGTCTCCCCTCCAGGGGTAAAAGCACTGCCTTCCATTTTTGCAAAACTTACAGCCTTCTGAATCTGTCTCCCATTTTCCTGATTTGATGTGGATGGCGGGTTGTGTAACAtacagagacccagagagagggaggcagagacccAGCAGAAGAGacacaaagagaagagaaatccCGTCCAGTCAAGGAGCATctcctcagggctgagacccgaGACACTAGGGCCAAGCCCGAAAAGTGCCCCCAAGATCAACTAGGAGCACGGGGGAGACGGCCAGTGTGCCGGAGGCCAGCTTTCCTATGGCTCACCTTCAGCACACTGGGGGAGACCCCGAGACCTGGGGGCTGATTCTGCCTCCCGTTTCCCCAGCTCACCCTCCCCCACCTGAGGAAGACCCAAGGCAACGTCATCAACATCTCCAGTCTGGTCGGGGCCATTGGCCAGTCCCAGGCCGTTCCCTATGTGGCCACGAAGGTACCCCAGCCCTTGCCCCTTccttgccccccaccccactttcTGGGAGCCTCAGCTGTACACCCAGGATCTTAGGAGCAGCAGCCAGGACCACCTGCCACCCAACTCCCCGATTCAGCTCTGAGACACGACAACCTGTGATCAATGGCTCCTGGCGCTTTTCTCTCAAGAAATGGCATTTTAAGAGGCCTATGAGGAGGGGAAGTTGTCCTCGTTCTGATGCCCCTACTTGATGCCCCCTGGCTAGAAGGAGTGGCGGGAAGGGCCCCAACTTCTGGGACTGAACTTTCTCCCTGGCCTTTTCTACAGGGGGCAGTAACGGCCATGACCAAAGCCTTGGCCCTGGATGAGAGCCGATATGGCGTCCGAGTCAACTGGTGAGCCCCAAGCAGTAGGCTGCGAGTCTCCTGGGGGAACTGGGAAGACTGGGAGTGAGCCAAGAGGCAGCAGTTGGGACACACTTCTCTGatcccctctctcccttcccccagtATCTCCCCAGGAAACATCTGGACCCCATTGTGGGAACAGTTGGCAGCCTTAACACCAGACTCCAGGGCCACAATCCAGGAGGGCACCTTGGCCCAGGTAGGAGTTGAGGACCAGATCCAGGTGGAATGGAGGAAACTTGGGGGTGTGGCCATCAGGTGGGGGCTCCCCTtgacctcctttctcctcctctctccccagcccctgggccgCATGGGCCAGCCAGCTGAGGTGGGGGCCGCAGCCCTATTCCTGGCTTCTGAAGCCAGCTTCTGCACAGGCATTGAGCTCCTTGTGACTGGGGGTGCAGAGCTGGGGTATGGATGTAAGGCTGCTCCGGGCACCCCTGTGGACCTCCCCACTTGCCCTTCTTGATTGCCCACATTTTCACTGGAGCCTCCCTGCCCAGCATTTCCCACCCCGAACTCCAGCCTGTCCCATCTACCTCCCAGGTCCAGACCCCCCAGACTTTAACCCACCTAGGAATGCACCGGATCACCCCTTCTAGTCCCCCAAAGGCAATCTGCAGTCAGAAGGAGAACATGATTATATGTATTTCCTGCCCTTTATACAAATGTGAGCACACGAGGGTTACTGAGCCCACAAGTTGCCTCCACCCTGGAGGATGACAGTTCCCTGAGGGCCTTGAAGCAGGTGCCCCAGTGGCTCACGAATGCCAGGTAGAGCAGTTCACCTTCACCTGGGTGCTAATTAGAAGTCACACAGGGGAGAGTAAATTAAACGCTAATTAGGATATATAATGGAGAAGGAGAAggcctctttattcttttttttataatttttttttaatatttattttttagttttcggcggacacaacatctttgtttgtatgtggtgctgaggatcgaacccgggccgcactcttgccaggcgagcgcgctaccgcttgagccacatccccagccccggcctCTTTATTCTTGACCCTTGGGGAAAGTAGTTTTGGCCTCCTGGAATGTGGAGCAGAAAAGTGACTACCACGACAAGTCCTGAGGGAAGAGGAAGCGGGGTTGAGACATCGGGGTCAGAGGGAGAAGTTGCTAGGGCCAGGACTCCCGAGTTTTGGCTGAGGGAGGTCTCTTGGGGCGCGGCGCCCAGTAGCAGCTGCGCCCCGCAGGTGCGGGGGTGGGGCTGCAAAGCTGCTGCGGATTGGCCGCCGCGGGGGTGTGCGGCAGTCGCTGATTGGCTGCGGGGGTCCGGGCGCGGCCTGTGGGCGCCAACCCTACAGCCCCCGCCCGGATGGTGGGGGAGGAGGACCGGGGTGGAGAGAGGAAAAACAGCAACATCTGCAGGGGAGGGACCGTGGTTTGGTTCCTCTGTCCAGTAGCTGTTtgaggtgggggttggggggactGGGGCTAGGGACGGAATTTGGTGCCATTGTGGGGGGTACAACTTGGGGGGAAGTGTCCCAATATTATGGAGGTACATGGCTTAGGGACCGCGTTTTGAGGACTCAGCAGAGATGAGATTTCAGTGTTAGGGTAACGCGGATGCAGGGATTTAGGAGACCACTGATCACGAAAAGTTTGGGGCACACAGTGATGGGGGAGCACAGTCAAGAGGGTCACTGCCGCGGGTCTGAGTTGCTAGGGGGtcggagggatcctgaaggactACGATTGGCTAACTCTGCCTCTGGAGTCCTGAAGCTGGGGGATGCTCCTGGAGGGGTGTAACCAGGACACCCTGCGCCAGGGGCTCTTCTTTGAGAAGATGAGTGAGATGTAGGCATGTGTGCAGTTTTTCGGGCTTCACTGATTAAAGGGACTGGAAGGAGGCATGGCGAACTCTGTGTGCTTTTAGTTCAGAGTTACAAAGAACACACATATTTTCTCCTCGTTACGAAAAAGCCATATTCAAACAGGAAAGTATCCAGAGTGCAGAGGGAAGCTCCTTCTTCATCCTCCTCTGTCCCACTCAGCAGAGCCCTTTTCCAAAAGCCACATTTCTTTATGCCTCCGCTGACATTTACagtgagcttttcttttttcacaaagAGATCGCGTAACCGAGCTTTCTGCTCCTTGCTTTTGCCTTCTCTTACCTCGGGATGCTTGTCCTGTCCGGCTCTCCAGGAAAAACtctatgaaaatacattttcaaaaattactggGCATATGaaaacggggtgggggggggatgaGGGAGGAGTGCATTTCAGTTCCTGCCTCGTACAGCGCATGTACTCCGCAGCAGGGCCTGGCTCGCTAAGTGGGGAGGCCTGGCCCCAATTGGGGTGGCCCGCGGGCAGGCATCCTGCGGGAGGGGGCGTAAGAGGGGCGGGGCCGGAACGACTTTCTCTGGGGCCGCGCCCCGGGCGGGCGCAGTTACACGCCGCACGGATCATGGCCGCGCTCGCGCTGGGGCAGGTGGGTTCGCAACGCCAGCTGGGGGTCTGGGGAACCCGGGGGTGGGGCGCACTTCCGGGAGGATCATGGGCGCGCAAGCTTTCTCTCTCAGCCCCGCTTCTCTGGCCCTGAGATTCCGTGGCGGGGTGCGTAAGAAATGGGGTCCTTTGGACAGAACCCCTAGggtttaaagggctgggggtcgGGGGCAGGTAATTGTGGGGAGGGGACCTGGGAGGTTGCCAGGGAACGTGGAGGAGGGGCCCGCCTTGGGGAGGCCCGGGACCAGGGTGGGGCGGAACCGTTGCGATTGGAATAACGTCTTGGGGAGTCTGGAGGGAGCTgcccgcgggggggggggggggcgcggcgGGGATGGAGGCCCTGGACCTTAAGGAGTTGGGTGGGAGGAAGGCACGTCCTGTTTCTCGGAAGGAAAGGTCGGTAAGACAGATGGAGAAGGTTCATATGAAGTCTGCACCTGGTTAGAGATTGAGGCAGCTTCTCCCTGTCAAAGTGACAGGTCCTCCGGGCAAGAACCGGACGGTCTGTTCTTACCGATGATAAGAGGTCAAAGGGTTTCCAGAGCCTATGATGATAGAGAACAGAATTTCTTAGGAAGGAAACCACTGGGTCGATACAACCCTTGACAGCTGCAGCATAACCTTGGGAGAAATGTTTACTCTTAACTTTGCACCTGACTTTATCTAAGTTATCTTATCCCAGGATGATGAATAGcagggcagatttttttttacttttcccaGGTCTTAGTGACAGGGATAGTTAGTGTTGGGCAGACACTGTGGGACAGGCCTGGGATATGACAGGGGCACCCTGGGCACTGATGGTGACACAGCTGAGCTATGGTGGGACAGTGCTGGGGTCTGATGGGTGTAGTTTGGGGCCATGATGTGGAGAGTCCTATCATGGCACAGTACTGCCATAGTAGGTGAGTCCTAAACTCTAATGGGACATTCCTGCGCTCTAATGTCCTGTAATGGAGACAGTCTGGGGCTGAACCTGAGCTGTAATGGAGACAGTCTGGGGCTGAACCTGTGATGGGCACAGTCAGGGACTCCCTGGGAGGTCCTGGAGTGTGAAGTGGACAGTGACCTGCAGGGACTGGCCTAGACTGACATGGGAATAATTCTTGGATCTGAAAGATACAGCGGCTGGGTCTTGACAGGGACAATCCTGGAATACAGAGGGAGAAGATTTTGGCTTTGGAGGGCAGATATTCCTGAGCTGTGTTGAGACACTGCTTGGTTCTGGAGGGGGAAGTCCTGGGAAGTGACTGGAGCCATCTGGGGTTCCGATGTAGGGTCTTGGATGGTCTATAGGACAGCCCTGGGCTGGGATGCAGAGTGAGTCCTGGGCTACAAAGGCAAGTTCTTGATGTGATGGGGTCAGTCCTGGGCTGTGACAAGGACATTTTGGGGCTATGAGAGGAAAACTCCTGGTGTTTAATGATAAAACTCTTGGGCTCTGTCAAAGACAGATGTCCTGTGCTATAGGGGACACGGTGGAGGCTCAGTCATATTATAGAGCCTTTCTTGTGCACCTACCCCTACCCCTCTTCTTCATTTCGTTTTGGTACTgtgggttgaatccaggggcagttaaccactgagccatatctcagggttccccc from Urocitellus parryii isolate mUroPar1 chromosome 15, mUroPar1.hap1, whole genome shotgun sequence includes:
- the Hsd17b14 gene encoding L-fucose dehydrogenase isoform X1 is translated as MAAGTRYAGKVVIVTGGGRGIGAGIARAFVDSGAQVVICDKDVSGGQALEQQLPGAVFIPCDVTQEEDVKTLISETILRFGHLDCVVNNAGYHPPPQWLEETSAQGFRQLLELNLLGTYTVTKLTLPHLRKTQGNVINISSLVGAIGQSQAVPYVATKGAVTAMTKALALDESRYGVRVNCISPGNIWTPLWEQLAALTPDSRATIQEGTLAQPLGRMGQPAEVGAAALFLASEASFCTGIELLVTGGAELGYGCKAAPGTPVDLPTCPS